One genomic region from Dehalobacter restrictus DSM 9455 encodes:
- a CDS encoding Crp/Fnr family transcriptional regulator, with the protein MGIPDTFYPISELQKYVEYGTVKSYLKDSLVVLPGEVIHKFIYVLTGKLQVNFLFSDGRERMVYFGGEHCMFNYLFQHNSDNRMAAYIVALEDSQLCFFSWEQLEKIFHMDGNLLFEIMKNENAKGNFFMKQAAEMDFLNPTIRIVKLIYQLCVSQGKPVNNHIEVNINLPLRDISEITGAHYATVSKVFCTLNKLHILDKKRDRIVIFDIRKLEELTQETQLFKHDGTN; encoded by the coding sequence GTGGGTATTCCAGATACATTTTATCCGATAAGCGAATTGCAGAAGTATGTTGAATACGGCACAGTCAAATCTTACTTAAAAGATAGTTTAGTTGTTTTACCGGGTGAAGTAATCCATAAATTTATCTATGTGCTTACCGGTAAATTGCAAGTAAACTTTCTGTTCAGCGATGGACGAGAACGAATGGTTTATTTTGGCGGGGAACATTGTATGTTCAACTATTTATTTCAACATAACTCCGACAATCGTATGGCGGCTTATATTGTAGCCTTAGAAGACAGCCAACTATGTTTTTTTTCTTGGGAACAGCTTGAAAAGATTTTTCATATGGACGGAAATCTTCTCTTTGAAATAATGAAAAATGAGAATGCCAAAGGCAATTTCTTTATGAAACAGGCGGCAGAGATGGACTTTTTAAACCCGACAATACGGATTGTGAAATTGATTTATCAATTATGCGTTTCTCAGGGGAAGCCTGTTAATAATCATATCGAGGTCAACATTAATTTACCCTTGAGAGATATTTCTGAAATAACCGGAGCTCATTATGCAACCGTCTCCAAAGTATTCTGCACGCTGAATAAGCTTCATATTTTAGATAAGAAGAGAGACAGGATCGTTATTTTTGATATCAGAAAGCTGGAAGAATTAACACAAGAAACACAATTATTCAAACATGATGGCACTAATTAA
- a CDS encoding methyltetrahydrofolate cobalamin methyltransferase, with the protein MIIIGEKINGAIPSVARAIAEKDAGFIRNLAKIQSDAGADFIDVCASTDVGIELETLKWLIDLVQEVSDTPICIDSPHAQTCVDAIQFCKRPGLINSVSGEGDKIDVVFPVIADTKWECVALLCDDSGISKTAEKRLEVFANIMKRAKEFNIAPSRLHIDPLVEMLCTSEEGINMIVDVIREIKRQYPAIHITGGFSNISFNLPARKLVNQAFCVLAMNAGMDSGILDPTNQDLVGMIFATEALLGQDEYCMEYISAFREGRFGQKK; encoded by the coding sequence ATGATCATCATTGGAGAAAAAATCAACGGCGCCATCCCTTCCGTAGCGAGAGCAATCGCTGAAAAGGATGCAGGGTTCATTCGAAACCTTGCCAAAATCCAATCCGATGCCGGCGCGGATTTTATTGATGTCTGTGCATCCACGGACGTCGGAATTGAACTCGAAACCTTAAAATGGCTGATCGACCTGGTACAGGAAGTGAGCGACACCCCAATTTGTATCGACAGCCCGCATGCTCAGACCTGCGTGGATGCGATTCAATTCTGCAAACGTCCGGGACTCATTAACTCTGTATCCGGCGAAGGTGACAAGATTGATGTCGTATTCCCGGTTATTGCTGATACTAAATGGGAATGCGTTGCGCTTCTTTGTGATGACAGCGGAATTTCCAAGACTGCGGAGAAACGTCTCGAAGTATTTGCAAACATCATGAAAAGAGCTAAAGAATTCAATATTGCCCCGTCCCGTCTGCACATTGATCCGCTGGTCGAAATGCTCTGCACTTCGGAAGAAGGCATCAACATGATTGTTGACGTAATCAGAGAGATTAAAAGACAGTATCCGGCAATTCACATTACCGGCGGATTCAGCAATATTTCGTTTAACTTGCCTGCTAGGAAGCTTGTCAATCAGGCCTTCTGCGTTCTGGCAATGAACGCCGGCATGGACAGCGGGATCCTTGACCCGACGAATCAGGATTTGGTTGGTATGATCTTTGCGACGGAAGCTCTCTTAGGTCAGGATGAATATTGCATGGAATATATTAGCGCCTTCAGGGAAGGACGTTTTGGTCAGAAAAAATAG
- a CDS encoding corrinoid protein, with amino-acid sequence MAKIEEVKAMVEAGKAKLVPGLVQEALDEGSAAKDILQAMVGSMGVVGDKFSTGEIFVPEMLMAAKAMAKGVDVLKPLMAGDTSNSLGTCIIGTVAGDLHDIGKNLVSMMIESAGFTVVDLGVDVPHEKWVEAIKENQNVTLVACSGLLTTTMPALKEAVQTVKASGLTGFKVLVGGAPVTQQFADEINADGFAPDAGSAAVKAAELVKSL; translated from the coding sequence ATGGCTAAAATTGAAGAAGTCAAAGCAATGGTAGAGGCAGGAAAAGCAAAACTTGTTCCTGGATTGGTCCAGGAAGCGCTCGATGAAGGAAGCGCAGCAAAAGATATTCTGCAGGCAATGGTAGGTTCGATGGGCGTTGTTGGGGACAAGTTCTCCACAGGCGAAATCTTCGTTCCTGAAATGCTAATGGCCGCCAAAGCGATGGCCAAAGGTGTTGATGTCTTGAAACCGCTGATGGCTGGCGACACCTCAAACTCCTTAGGTACCTGCATTATCGGAACCGTAGCAGGCGACCTGCATGATATTGGTAAAAACCTTGTTTCTATGATGATCGAAAGTGCCGGGTTCACCGTGGTTGACCTCGGTGTAGACGTGCCGCATGAAAAATGGGTTGAAGCTATCAAAGAAAATCAGAATGTTACTTTAGTGGCTTGTTCAGGACTTTTGACGACAACGATGCCAGCATTAAAGGAAGCCGTGCAAACGGTCAAGGCCAGTGGTTTGACAGGCTTTAAAGTTCTCGTCGGTGGTGCTCCTGTTACCCAGCAATTCGCTGATGAAATCAATGCCGATGGTTTTGCTCCTGATGCCGGCAGTGCTGCAGTGAAAGCTGCTGAGTTGGTAAAATCTTTATAA
- a CDS encoding uroporphyrinogen decarboxylase family protein, with protein MLNGGKPEFAPLLYELYKVCMLATNNTDQPWQGGKDPFGVNWIATAEGVIPESGKILFDDIADWKKYVKFPDVDSLGIEQMAQIELADFTDGKRKEQPVAVFNACGLFERMAAFMGFENTLCALIEDPDSCHEFFAAMADYKIACINRYIDAYKPDVIIYFDDLATARGMFMSPKTYREVIKPYHKRIVEAVTSRGVIFNQHTCGKCEDIIEDYVEMGIKIWDAAQVCNDLEGILTKYHGRLIVEGGWDTSGPASYIGAPVEVIIEETKRCAEQYGKKGNFILFPVLMNEKGHAFMTGDERIPALIMTWNQVNKL; from the coding sequence ATGCTTAACGGAGGAAAACCGGAATTCGCCCCTTTGCTGTATGAACTATATAAAGTGTGCATGTTAGCAACGAATAATACAGACCAACCATGGCAAGGCGGGAAGGATCCGTTTGGCGTAAATTGGATAGCCACGGCTGAGGGAGTCATACCGGAGTCAGGAAAAATATTATTCGATGATATCGCTGATTGGAAAAAATATGTAAAATTCCCTGATGTTGATTCTCTTGGAATTGAGCAGATGGCACAAATTGAATTGGCTGACTTTACTGACGGAAAAAGAAAGGAACAGCCGGTTGCAGTATTTAATGCATGTGGTCTCTTTGAACGGATGGCTGCATTTATGGGGTTTGAAAATACCTTATGTGCTTTGATTGAAGATCCGGATTCCTGTCATGAATTCTTTGCGGCAATGGCAGATTACAAAATCGCTTGTATAAACCGATATATCGACGCATATAAGCCGGATGTTATCATCTATTTTGATGACTTGGCAACTGCTCGTGGGATGTTTATGTCACCAAAAACCTATCGCGAAGTCATTAAGCCGTACCACAAAAGAATCGTTGAGGCTGTGACTTCCCGTGGCGTTATCTTTAATCAACATACATGTGGGAAATGTGAAGATATTATCGAAGACTATGTTGAAATGGGTATTAAAATATGGGATGCTGCTCAGGTTTGTAATGATTTGGAGGGAATCTTGACGAAGTATCATGGCCGCTTAATTGTAGAAGGCGGTTGGGATACATCCGGACCTGCCAGTTATATTGGCGCTCCCGTAGAGGTGATCATTGAAGAAACGAAAAGATGTGCAGAACAATATGGAAAAAAAGGTAATTTCATACTGTTCCCAGTACTCATGAACGAAAAAGGGCATGCCTTTATGACCGGTGACGAAAGAATTCCTGCGTTAATAATGACTTGGAATCAAGTCAATAAGTTATAA
- a CDS encoding GTP-binding protein: protein MQLARHLVETSNGNENDKKVVIIENEIGTAGIDNLLLENEDFTVKNLFAGCACCTSSAKLTDTVDYLSKEYSPEWIIIEATGLAFPSKIKSTVETELGMQAMTIIVVDAKRWFRLVGAMENFVSEQLEDTKSVLVNKIDLVDETTVEKVQESIQKYNRDAYCYPISATNELSAGFWNDLFKKAGI from the coding sequence ATGCAGCTTGCAAGACATCTCGTTGAAACTTCTAATGGTAATGAGAACGACAAAAAGGTTGTAATCATAGAAAATGAAATCGGTACAGCCGGAATTGATAACCTTCTACTAGAGAATGAAGATTTTACCGTCAAGAACCTTTTTGCCGGCTGCGCCTGCTGCACATCTTCGGCTAAACTTACGGATACAGTTGATTATCTTAGTAAGGAGTACAGCCCGGAATGGATCATCATTGAGGCAACTGGGCTTGCTTTTCCGAGCAAAATAAAAAGCACGGTGGAGACCGAACTCGGGATGCAGGCCATGACGATTATTGTGGTAGATGCCAAACGGTGGTTCCGATTGGTTGGTGCGATGGAAAACTTCGTCTCAGAGCAGCTGGAGGATACAAAGTCAGTGTTAGTTAACAAGATTGATTTGGTGGATGAAACGACAGTGGAAAAAGTACAGGAGAGTATCCAGAAATATAACCGGGATGCGTACTGTTATCCTATATCCGCTACTAACGAGCTTTCAGCCGGATTTTGGAACGATTTATTTAAAAAGGCGGGGATATAA
- a CDS encoding Crp/Fnr family transcriptional regulator produces MGIGIMQENFEKWRVGIPDTFYPINELQKYVEYGTVKSYLKDSLVVSPGEVIHKFIYVLTGKLQVNFLFSDGRERMVYFGGKHCMFNYLFQYNSDNHMAAYIVALEDSQLCFFSWEQLEKIFHMDENLFFEIMRNESAKCNFFMKQAAEMDFLNPTIRIVKLIYQLCVSQGKPVNNHIEININLPLRDISEITGAHYVTVSKVFCTLNTLHILDKKRDKIVIFDIRKLEELTQETQLFKHEGTN; encoded by the coding sequence GTGGGAATTGGAATTATGCAGGAGAATTTTGAAAAATGGAGGGTGGGTATTCCAGATACATTTTATCCAATAAACGAATTGCAGAAGTATGTTGAATACGGCACAGTCAAATCTTACTTAAAAGATAGTTTAGTTGTTTCACCGGGTGAAGTAATCCATAAATTTATCTATGTGCTTACCGGTAAATTGCAAGTAAACTTTCTGTTCAGCGATGGACGAGAACGAATGGTTTATTTTGGCGGCAAACATTGTATGTTCAACTATTTATTTCAATATAACTCCGACAATCATATGGCGGCTTATATTGTAGCCTTAGAAGACAGCCAACTATGTTTTTTTTCTTGGGAACAGCTTGAAAAGATTTTTCATATGGACGAAAATCTTTTCTTTGAAATAATGAGAAATGAGAGCGCCAAATGCAATTTCTTTATGAAACAGGCAGCCGAGATGGACTTTTTAAATCCGACAATAAGGATTGTGAAATTGATTTATCAATTATGCGTTTCTCAGGGGAAGCCTGTTAATAATCATATCGAGATCAACATTAATTTACCCTTGAGAGATATTTCTGAAATAACCGGAGCTCATTATGTAACCGTCTCCAAAGTATTCTGCACGCTGAACACGCTTCATATTTTAGATAAGAAGAGAGACAAGATCGTTATTTTTGATATCAGAAAGCTGGAAGAATTGACACAAGAAACACAATTATTCAAACATGAGGGCACTAATTAG
- a CDS encoding reductive dehalogenase gives MSSEQKKQPQINRRNFLKAGAAATFLGVAGVLKTPGKFASAASSVQYAAAPKGQWSKIHPVHDMGSAAVRYVEHNDQWLGTTKIVGKIKNISEADGGGGLLLRGKLGDKAFRGFMTQTLRSPINTAIAQAAGPIASPAVMEGKPAPQKMPIPDPEQMSMHIKDLAYFLRADDVAIGKMPEYAYFSYHTLNAFDLAKKPVEECVVPVTERMPYVITVLRDQHLETMLGSTGYDGISDAQSFNAYHLTANISVIIANYIRKLGYNARASHAFNNILAVTPCLIAAGLGELSRTGNTSAHPRLGFRTKAAVVTTDLPLAPDKPIDFGLQDFCRVCKKCATECPAQAISYDADPVEYNGYLRWNVNSNTCQIFRVTNEEGISCGRCMKVCPWNSKEDSWFHQAGTWIGSQNSAGASLLKSIDDMFGYGTEQILDYKWWLEWPENHKIPETLTTTRTSLTGVK, from the coding sequence ATGAGTAGTGAGCAAAAAAAACAACCTCAAATCAACCGAAGGAATTTTCTGAAAGCCGGCGCTGCGGCCACATTTCTTGGTGTTGCCGGAGTATTAAAAACACCTGGTAAGTTTGCAAGTGCAGCAAGCAGTGTGCAATATGCTGCTGCGCCAAAAGGACAATGGTCCAAAATTCATCCTGTGCACGATATGGGCAGTGCTGCAGTACGCTATGTGGAACATAATGATCAATGGTTGGGAACCACTAAGATCGTTGGAAAGATCAAGAATATCAGCGAAGCTGACGGTGGTGGTGGACTGCTATTAAGAGGTAAACTTGGCGATAAGGCATTTCGAGGATTCATGACCCAAACTCTGAGATCCCCTATAAACACAGCAATTGCTCAAGCCGCTGGTCCTATTGCTTCGCCGGCAGTTATGGAAGGAAAGCCTGCCCCTCAAAAAATGCCGATACCTGATCCCGAGCAAATGTCAATGCATATTAAAGATCTGGCTTACTTTCTGCGTGCAGATGATGTAGCAATTGGTAAAATGCCGGAATATGCCTACTTTTCCTATCATACATTAAACGCGTTTGATTTGGCGAAAAAACCTGTAGAGGAATGCGTCGTACCTGTAACTGAACGGATGCCATATGTCATCACCGTTTTGAGAGACCAACATTTAGAAACGATGCTGGGATCCACTGGCTATGACGGGATCAGTGATGCGCAGTCCTTTAATGCTTATCACCTTACAGCTAATATATCTGTCATCATAGCAAATTACATTCGCAAACTTGGTTATAATGCAAGGGCCTCTCATGCTTTCAATAACATTTTGGCAGTTACCCCTTGTCTTATCGCAGCCGGGTTGGGAGAGCTATCCCGCACAGGTAACACCAGTGCCCATCCCCGGCTCGGATTCCGCACTAAAGCTGCTGTCGTTACTACGGATCTGCCGCTTGCTCCGGATAAGCCAATCGATTTTGGCTTGCAGGATTTCTGCAGAGTGTGTAAGAAATGTGCAACGGAATGTCCGGCTCAAGCCATTTCCTATGATGCCGATCCTGTGGAATATAACGGATACTTGCGCTGGAACGTCAATTCTAATACGTGCCAAATATTCCGGGTAACAAACGAAGAAGGTATTTCCTGCGGACGGTGCATGAAAGTCTGCCCATGGAATTCCAAAGAGGATTCATGGTTCCATCAGGCGGGAACCTGGATCGGAAGCCAGAATTCGGCAGGAGCCAGTCTCCTTAAATCGATTGATGATATGTTCGGATATGGCACCGAGCAGATCTTGGATTATAAGTGGTGGCTTGAATGGCCGGAAAACCACAAAATTCCGGAAACATTAACTACAACAAGGACTTCATTGACAGGTGTAAAATAA